TGCCGTTGGATTTAGCCTTGATGAGATTAGCAATGACATTACAGGCACACCTGCAAGCTTTGAGCCTAGCATTGATTATATCGTTACCAAAATCCCGCGCTTTGCGTTTGAGAAATTCCCCCTAGCGGACTCTACGCTTACTACTTCGATGAAGTCTATCGGTGAGGTTATGGCGATTGGCGGGTGCTTCAAAGAGAGCTTGCAAAAGGCGTTGTGTAGCTTGGAGAATGGACTTTGTGGCTTTGATAGTATCACAAGTGATATTGAGCTAGCAAAGAGGGAAACGCGCCGTCCAAATGCTAATCGAATCCTCTATGTCGCGGATTGCTTTAGGCTTGGGCTTAGTATCGATGAAGTGGCGGATTTAAGCCACATTGATAAGTGGTTTTTAAGCCAAATCTATGAGCTAGTGAGCGAGGAAGGGCGTGTAAAAAGTGAAATCTTGCGTGATTCTCAAGCTATGCGAAACCTCAAATCACAAGGCTTTAGCGATAAAATGCTAGCAAGGCTTTTGGCGCAAAATGAGGGCGTGGAGGTAAGTGAGGGCGAAATCTATATGGCGCGAAAGGAAATGGGTGTGGTGGCGCGGTATGAGGAGGTGGATACTTGTGCGGCGGAGTTTGAGGCGCTTACGCCGTATCTATATTCCACAATCCCCTGCAATCCATTGGGCAATTCGTCTTTGGGTAATCATTGCACAGATTTACTAGATTTTGAGAGTTTGCAGACGCTTAAGTCTAGCTCACTCCCAAAATCTAGCAAAAACTCCACAAGCACCACCGCAAATACTAGAATTGTAGATTCAAGCATTGCCGATTCACGCGAATCTTTATCGCAAAAAGACAACGCGCAAAAGGTTTTAATCATCGGTGGGGGACCAAACCGAATCGGGCAGGGAATCGAGTTTGACTACTGCTGTGTGCATTCTAGCTTCGCGCTCAAAGATTTGGGTGTGCAAAGCATAATGTATAACTGCAACCCAGAGACCGTTAGCACGGACTATGACACGAGCGATACGCTGTATTTTGAGCCTATCGACTTTGAGCGCGTGCGCTCTGTGGTGGAGAGAGAAAAGCCTAGTGGAATCATCGTGCATTTTGGTGGGCAAACTCCGCTCAAACTTGCCAAAAATCTCACTACAATCGGAGCAAAAATCATCGGCACAAAGGCTTCTGTAATCGACACCGCGGAGGATAGAGAGAAATTTGCCGCGTTCGCACAAAAGCTAAACCTAAATCAACCCCAAAACGGCTCTGCTGTGAGCAAAGATGAAGCCTTTGACATAGCGCACAAAATCGGCTATCCTGTGCTTGTGCGTCCAAGCTATGTGCTAGGTGGGCGGGCTATGCGTATCGTGCAAAGCGATGAGGAACTGCGCGTGTATATGGACGAGGCGGTTAAAGTGAGCGAGGATAGCCCCGTGCTGATTGATAAGTTTTTAGACCACGCTACCGAGCTTGATGTCGATGCGATTTGCGATGGGGAGGAAGTCTATATCGGCGGGATTATGCAGCATATCGAGGAAGCAGGCGTGCATAGCGGGGATAGCACGAGTGTTTTGCCTAGCATAAGCATAGATGAGAAAATGTTAAAATTGATTTGTGAGAAAACCGAGCAAATCGCCCTAGAGCTAGGAATCATAGGGCTACTAAATATCCAATACGCTATCCACAAAGACACGCTATATATCATTGAGGTAAATCCACGCGCTTCGCGCACCGTGCCTTTTGTGAGTAAGGCTACGGGGATTCCGCTAGCGAAAGTCGCTACACGAGTAATGTGGAATTGCACTATAAATTCGTCTTTGGGTAATCATTTGGGTAATCCCTCCACCTCGCTTCACTGCGGCGCACACTCAAGTGCACCTCATTCGCAAGGCGAAGCGATTACCCAAAGCATCACCGCAAATACTAGAATTATGGACTCAAAAAATAACTCTACTATAAACGCAAATTCTAGTATTGTGAGCGAGAAATCGGGGTTGTGTAGCCACGAGCGAGGAAATAAGACTAAAGCGTCTATTGACGAAGCGAGTGGCAAACTCCACGATTTATCGCCACAAGGCGAATTTGCAAAAGGCATTTTGCGTGAAGCACTAAAATTTTATGATATTTTCAACCGCATAGATTTCACTACTAAGCCACTAAGCCACAAGACACTAAATCATATTTCTGTCAAAGAATCTATTTTCCCCTTTAATAAGCTAAATGGTGCGGATTTGATTTTGGGACCAGAGATGAAAAGCACGGGGGAGGTTATGGGGATTTCTTCGCGCTTTGGGATTAGCTTTGCCAAAGCGCAAAATGCCAGCAAAAACACCCTGCCAAAAGAGGGCAAGATTTTTATTTCTCTTGCTGATTGTGATAAAGAGTTTGCACTAAGTGTGGCGAGTAAATTTATCAATCTAGGGTTTAGCGTGTGTGCGACAAGCGGGACACATAGGATTTTGCAAGAAGCGGGGATTGCTATCTCTTGCGTGCTAAAGATAAGCGAGGGACGCCCAAATATCAAAGATTTGATAATGAATAAAGAAATCGCCCTAGTGATAAACACAAGCGATGGAGCGCAAAGCACAAATGACGCAAAATCTATCCGCCGACAAGTGCTAAAAAGCTTGATTCCTTACTTTACGACTATCGCTGCTGCGGAGGCTGCCGCAGAGTCTATAAAAGAAATCCAACAACACGATAGCAATATCCCCAAAGCCTTGCAGGATTTTATGTAAAATGTCATTTTTGTGAGATTATGTGGCTTGAAATATTTTGGAAAAATGACTTAAAAAATTGCGAACCTTATGTGATATGGCTTGGGCATTATTGTCTAAAATAGCTACTATGCGAGCTGACATTTACGCAAGCA
This genomic stretch from Helicobacter macacae MIT 99-5501 harbors:
- the carB gene encoding carbamoyl-phosphate synthase large subunit, whose protein sequence is MPQRTDIKNILLIGSGPIVIGQACEFDYSGTQAAKTLKNLGYRVVLINSNPATIMTDPDFAHRTYIEPITKEVITNIIAQEKIDAILPTMGGQTALNVAMEMYESGALDGVKFLGANPAAIKKGEDRQAFKEAMLKIGMDLPKSHYAYNEEEAEQAAQNIGFPLIIRASYTLAGGGSGVAYNIEEFKALAKAGLEASPINEILIEESLLGWKEFEMEVIRDKNDNCIIVCSIENLDPMGVHTGDSITIAPALTLTDKEYQRMRDASFKILREIGVDTGGSNVQFAINPKNGRMTVIEMNPRVSRSSALASKATGYPIAKVATMLAVGFSLDEISNDITGTPASFEPSIDYIVTKIPRFAFEKFPLADSTLTTSMKSIGEVMAIGGCFKESLQKALCSLENGLCGFDSITSDIELAKRETRRPNANRILYVADCFRLGLSIDEVADLSHIDKWFLSQIYELVSEEGRVKSEILRDSQAMRNLKSQGFSDKMLARLLAQNEGVEVSEGEIYMARKEMGVVARYEEVDTCAAEFEALTPYLYSTIPCNPLGNSSLGNHCTDLLDFESLQTLKSSSLPKSSKNSTSTTANTRIVDSSIADSRESLSQKDNAQKVLIIGGGPNRIGQGIEFDYCCVHSSFALKDLGVQSIMYNCNPETVSTDYDTSDTLYFEPIDFERVRSVVEREKPSGIIVHFGGQTPLKLAKNLTTIGAKIIGTKASVIDTAEDREKFAAFAQKLNLNQPQNGSAVSKDEAFDIAHKIGYPVLVRPSYVLGGRAMRIVQSDEELRVYMDEAVKVSEDSPVLIDKFLDHATELDVDAICDGEEVYIGGIMQHIEEAGVHSGDSTSVLPSISIDEKMLKLICEKTEQIALELGIIGLLNIQYAIHKDTLYIIEVNPRASRTVPFVSKATGIPLAKVATRVMWNCTINSSLGNHLGNPSTSLHCGAHSSAPHSQGEAITQSITANTRIMDSKNNSTINANSSIVSEKSGLCSHERGNKTKASIDEASGKLHDLSPQGEFAKGILREALKFYDIFNRIDFTTKPLSHKTLNHISVKESIFPFNKLNGADLILGPEMKSTGEVMGISSRFGISFAKAQNASKNTLPKEGKIFISLADCDKEFALSVASKFINLGFSVCATSGTHRILQEAGIAISCVLKISEGRPNIKDLIMNKEIALVINTSDGAQSTNDAKSIRRQVLKSLIPYFTTIAAAEAAAESIKEIQQHDSNIPKALQDFM